Genomic window (Mycolicibacterium smegmatis):
GACCCGGTCAACCGTGTGTTGCTGCCGCGTGCGGACATCGCCACCGAGACGCTGGCCGAGGGTCTGCGTGAGCGTGGCTGGGAGATCGAGGACGTCACGGCGTACCGCACCGTGCGTGCGGCCCCGCCGCCTGCGCACACCCGCGAGATGATCAAGACCGGTGGTTTCGACGCGGTGTGCTTCACGTCGAGTTCGACCGTGCGCAACCTCGTCGGCATCGCGGGCAAGCCGCACGCCCGCACCATCGTGGCCTGCATCGGACCGAAAACCGCAGAAACCGCAATCGAATTCGGTCTGCGCGTGGATGTGCAGCCCGAGACAGCCGCGGTCGGACCGCTGGTCGAGGCGCTCGCCGAGCACGCCGCCCGGTTGCGCGCCGAGGGTGCGCTCCCGCCGCCGCGCAAGAAGAGCCGCCGCAGGTAAACACCCGCCGAAACGGCATTCCAGCAGGCGTGCACTCGCACTTTTCCTGATGGAATGCCATTTCGCCGGAAAGGAGACGAGCTAGTGGCGTTCCCGAGGCATCGGCCCCGTCGACTGCGGACCACACCGGCCATGCGCCGGTTGGTGGCCCAGACCTCGCTGGAGCCAAGGCATCTGATCCTTCCGATGTTCGTCGCCGACGGCATCGACGAACCACGGCCGATCAACTCGATGCCCGGAGTGGTTCAGCACACCCGGGATTCGCTTCGCCGGGCCGCGGCCGACGCCGTCGCCGCCGGTGTGGGCGGACTGATGCTGTTCGGCGTGCCGCTCGACGAGGACAAGGACGCCACCGGGTCGGTGGGCGTGGATCCCGACGGCATCCTCAACGTCGCATTGCGTGATCTGGCCAAGGATCTCGGCGACTCGACGGTGTTGATGGCCGATACGTGCCTCGACGAGTTCACCGACCACGGCCACTGCGGCGTACTGGACGCCCACGGGCGCGTCGACAACGACGCCACCAACCTGCGTTACGTGGAACTGGCTGTGGCCCAGGCAGATTCGGGCGCCCACGTGGTGGGTCCCAGCGGCATGATGGACGGGCAGGTCGCCGCGATCCGCGACGGCCTCGACGCCGCGGGGCACACCGACGTGGCGATCCTCGCTTACTCCGCGAAATTCGCCTCGGCGTTCTACGGGCCGTTCCGTGAGGCGGTGTCCTCCAGCCTGACCGGTGACCGCCGCACCTACCAGCAGGACGCGGGCAACATCCGCGAGGCCGTGCGCGAGATCGAACTCGACATCGACGAGGGCGCCGACATGGTCATGGTGAAGCCCGCCATGAGCTACCTAGACGTGGTGCGCGCGGCGGCCGAGATCTCGCCGGTTCCGGTGGCGGCCTATCAGATCTCCGGCGAGTACTCGATGATCAGCGCCGCGGCCGCCAACGGCTGGATCGACCTGCAGACCGCCGCACTCGAGTCGCTGGTCGGTATCCGCCGCGCGGGCGCCGACCTCATCCTGACCTACTGGGCGGCCGACGTCGCCGGTTGGCTGGCGTGACCGACTCCATGACCGAGCAGCGGCCGGGGTCCGACCCTCGCCCTGAGGATGTCGACACCGGGTTCTGGCTGTGGGCCGTCGCGCTGCCGCTGTTGGTCGCCGGGTACCTGATCGATGCCGTCACCGGTTCGACGGATGACGAGCGGGCGCTGATGATCGTGCTGGCCGTGATGTCCATGATCGTGCTGTCGTCGATCGTGGTGACGTTTCTGATCCTGATGCGCCAGGGCTATCGCTGGACGCGGACCATCCTGACCAGCGGTGGGCTGGTCTCGGTGATCCATGTCGCCACCAGCCTGTTCGGCGCCGACCGGCCACCTGCCGCGGCGATCGGCTATGCGCTGACCGGGATCTTCGGATCGGTCCTCATCGTCGGTGGCGTGTACCTGCTGCACCGCAAGGACGCCAACAGCTTCTTCAACCGGTGATTCGCTAGGCTGTGCCGACAATGTGCCCCTCACAGTCGCCGCCGTCGGAACCGGCCCGCGCGAAGTCCCTCGTCGAGACCGTCGGATTCGTCTTCTGGTTGGTCGCCGCGGTACTGCTGATGGTGGGTGGCATGATCGCGGCCTCGGTGTCGCTGCCCGGCCTGGACACCGGACTGTTCCGTGGCGTGGGCGTGCTCATCGCCGTCGCCGGGGCGGGCATGGCGTTCCTGGCCGGCCGCAGCCGAAACGGTGATCCCCGGTTCCGTCGCGCGGCGATGGCGCTCTCGGTGGCGATCGTGGTGATCGTGGCGCTCACCGCACGACTCGGTGTGGTGCACATCCTGACCTTGATCGGCATCGTGCTGCTGATCGTCGGGACGATCCTGAACGCCCTGCCGAGGAGAGACCGTGACTGAACCCGCAGGCCACGAACCTCCCGAAGCGGCAGGGAGGTCCGGGGTCCCGGACGCGTCCGGCGCCGCCCCGGCCGGGGAGGTCCTGTTCTACGAGCAGGGCGCGAGTTGGGCGTGGTTGTTGTCCGGCCCGATCGCGGGTGTCGGCATGGCGATCCTGCAGCGCACCGGCGGTTACGGCTATGACCTGTGGATCCCGCTGATCTTTTTGGTCCTGGTGTCCGGATTCATCGCGATCCAGATCAAGGCGGCTCGCATCCACACCTCGGTCGAACTCACTCGCGAGACGCTGCGGCAGGGGACCGAGATCATCTCCATCGACGAGATCGTGGACATCTACCCCGAGGCGAGTGGTTCCGAGGTGCCCAAGTGGCAGTCGGCGCGTGCACTCGGCGAGCTCACCGGCGTCCCGCGCGGCCGGACCGGTATCGGGCTCAAGCTGACGGGTAAACGGGTGGCGCAGGCATGGGCACGACGGCATCGCACGCTTCGGGCCGCGCTGCAGCAGCTGGTGGAAGAGCGCACGCCGTGAAGGTTCGCGCGGTGTTGCAGATCGTGATCGCGGTGGTGGCCGCGGTCGGCTGTGTGGTGAGTTGGGTCGCGTCGAGAGCGACCGTCGAGGTCGCGCCGGTGCTGCCGGGGGAGCCGGTCACGTATTCGGTGACGTACTCGGCGCCGATGCTCACCTTGGCGCTGCTGCTCGCGACGGTCGCGGGCGTGCTCGCCGTGCTCGGCGTCGCCAACGCGCTGCGCCGCTGATCGCCGATCGTCACAAGGCCGAGATGTTCGACGTGAGCACCCTCACACGCGCTTGGTACAAAGTACGCAATCTGTAACACTGTGTCCATGACGGAGTTGGCGGAAAGCCGCGCAGAAACCGACGCCCTGCCTCTCGGGCCACAGTCGCTGGTGTGGAAGTACTTCGGCGACAACCGCATGTTCCTCATCGGACCCCGGCCCGCCGTGCTTCAGAACATGCTGGCCGAACTCGGACAGGGCGTGCTGGACCACTCGACGTTCTTCTCCGACACCGCCGAACGCCTGCGGCGCACCATCCCGCCCATCTTCCGCACGGTGTACGGCACCGAGGAGGACAACGCGGGCACCCAGGTCCGAGACTTCCATCATCACGTGAAGGGCGATATGCCCGGACCGGACGGTAAGCCCGCGGGCCGCTACCACGCCCTCGATCCGGACACGTACTACTGGGCCCACGCGACGTTCGTCGAACAGGTCATCTACTTCGCGGACACCTTCGTCAAGCGACTCACGCGCGAGGAGAAGGAACGGATCTACCTGGAGTCCAAGACCTGGTACCGGCGTTACGGTGTCAGCGACCGGCCCATGCCGGCCGACTATGCCGAATTCGAGAAGTACTGGGACCGCATGCTCAACGAGGTGGCCGTTCCGCACAAGAGCGCCAAGTACGGCGTCGGGTACGTCACCAAGGGTTTTCCCTGCCCCAAGGCCGTGCACCCGGCGGTGTGGCGCGTCGTCGCGCTGGTGTTCAACCCGCTCGCGGCGTTCCTCACCACCGGTGGCCTGCCACCACGCGCCCGCGACCTGCTCGGGTTGCCATGGAGCGAGCGTCAGGAACAGCGCTATCAGCGGTTCGCGGCATTCTGGAGGTCCCGCCCGGTCAATTGGGTGTGGGATCATCTGCCGATGAGCGTGCGCTACAGCAAATACGCCCGGCAGGCCTATGCCCGGGCCTGACGCGGCCAGTCGAGCGATCCTGGACGCAGCACTCGTCGAGTTCGAGCGCTACGGGTTCCGTCGCGTCGCACTCGACGATGTCGCGCGGCGTGCCGGTGTCAGCCGCACCACGATCTACCGCCGGTTCGCCAACCGCGACGACCTGGTGGGCGCGGTGATCGAACGCGAAAACGTCTCGCTGTTCGCAGACATCGCGGCCGAACTCAAGGACGCCAAGCCGCAGTCCAACATCTACGTCGAGGCGTTCACGCTGTCGATCCTGAGGTTCCGCCGACACCGCGTGCTCAACCAGATGATGAAGGACGAGCCCGCGCTGGTCCTCGAGCTCGCGCACCGGCACTACGGCGCCGCGATCGAACGCATGGCCGCCGCGCTGCGGGTGATCTTCCCTGAGGGTTTCGCCGACCGGATCGGGGAGGCCGCGGTCAACGACCTGGCCGACACCATCCTGCGGTACGCGCTGATGGCGCTCTTGATCCCGAGCGTCGAACCCCTCGAGACCGCCGACGACATCCGCTCGTTCGCCACCCGGCATTTCCTGCCGAGCCTGCCGGTGTCGTTACGCGTGGTGCCTGCCTGATCGGCCACGCCACACCTCGGCGCGTCGGCCGCAGAGAAGTTCCCTACGGAACCGACTCCCGCGCATCCGGTTTGGTGCTGTACGCGTTCGGGCAGCCGACATCCATGACCACCGACAACAGCAAGCGCACCGAAGCGCCCCCGATCACCGATGCGCACCGTGAAGAAGCCAAGCGCGTGATGCGGGCATACGACGAAGATCGTCCCACCACGGTCCTGCCCGGAAGCGGCGGAACCGTGGCCGGAACTGCCGTGACCGACTGGGTGGACGACGACGGCGAGCCGATCTTCGGCGAGCAGGGCGAGAAAGCCGAGTAGGCCGATGTGAGGGGCGCGTGACCTACTGTGGCTCCCGTGACCCCCTTCGAACAGATCGCCCCCGCCTTCGTCGAGATGGCCCACTCGATCGTGTGGGCCTCGGCCGCCACGGTCGACGCCGACGGTCGCCCCAGAAGCCGTGTTCTCCATCCGATCTGGGAGTTCGACGGTCCAGATCTGTTCGGGTGGATCGCCACGGTGCCCTCACCGGTCAAGCGGGCGCACCTGGCCGAACACCCCTACATGTCGCTGAACTACTGGGCGCCCAACCACGACACGTGCTCGGCCGAGTGTCTGGTCGAGTGGTACACCGACGACGAGACCTGCCGACTGGTCTGGGACAAATTCGCCAACGGCCCCGCGCCCGTCGGTTACGACCCGAACATCATCCCGCAGTGGCGTGGCGGCCCGACGTCGCCGGAGTTCGCTGCACTGCGTCTTGCACCGTATCGCCTGCGCGTGATGCCAGGGACTGTGATGACGGCCGGCGAGGGCGAGCCCTTGCTGTGGCAGTCGTGAGAGACCGGTGGATGAATGCATCCCTAGCACATCCGCGTCGTCGCATGTGTGAAAATCATGAGGACGTGACATTCATCACGACCCGGAATAGTTGCCCACGCAAGTTGCGGTTTCCGCACCCGCTGCAGTTAACGGAGTCGGGCCGTCGATACGGCGGCGAAGATCATCCGGCAGATTGGCGCCTGGTTAAACCCGCGTAAACACTGGTACCGCCGGTCCGTGCCGGAAAAGGTTTTGCCTCACGGTGAATATGTGACCTGAATTGCACTTCACGGGTAAAAGCGGAGGTAACCGACGGTTGCCGCAGCACCCTCACAGCTTGGGCCAAGGTGACGTGCAGCGCACGCCTGCCGGTGCCGGATGTCGGCCACCGCAAACTGTCAGGGTCTGCCAGAAAGTCGGCCAGCAAACTTACTCGCGGCTGTTGCGCGGAGGGCGGTTGTGGGACGTATCCGTTGCTGCCGCGCGCCCTGGCGTTTATGTTTCTGCTGCCAACTGTGAGCGAGGCATTAGAGACAGATGTGATCCTCTTAGATCTCCGAAGTCTCTGAACAGGTGTTGAGCCGGTTGCAGACAACAAAACAGGTGGGCCTGAGGGGCCGCCGGCGATACAGCTAGGGAGAACATGAAGGCAATCAGTCGGGTGCTGATCGCGATGGTTGCAGCCATCGCGGCGCTTTTCACGAGCACAGGCACCTCTCACGCAGGCCTGGACAACGAGCTGAGCCTCGTTGATGGCCAGGACCGCACCCTCACCGTGCAGCAGTGGGACACCTTCCTCAATGGTGTGTTCCCCCTGGACCGCAACCGTCTTACCCGTGAGTGGTTCCACTCCGGTCGCGCCAAGTACATCGTGGCCGGCCCCGGTGCCGACGAGTTCGAGGGCACGCTGGAACTCGGCTACCAGATCGGCTTCCCGTGGTCGCTGGGTGTGGGCATCAACTTCAGCTACACCACCCCGAACATCCTGATCGACGGCGGTGACATCACCGCTCCGCCGTTCGGCCTGAACTCGGTCATCACCCCGAACCTGTTCCCCGGTGTGTCGATCTCGGCAGATCTGGGCAACGGCCCCGGCATCCAGGAAGTCGCAACGTTCTCGGTCGACGTCTCCGGCGCCGAGGGTGGCGTGGCCGTGTCGAACGCCCACGGCACCGTGACCGGTGCGGCCGGCGGTGTGCTGCTGCGTCCGTTCGCCCGCCTGATCGCCTCGACCGGTGACTCGGTCACCACCTACGGCGAACCCTGGAACATGAACTGATTCCTGGACCGCCGTTCGGTCGCTGAGACCGCTTGAGATCGGCGCGTCCCGCTCCCGGTGTCGTCAGCTCATCGTTGACACGTGAACTGACACTCTTCCTAGCCGGAGCGGACGCGCCGATCTTGTGTTCTGAGCAGTTCTCAGTCCGTCCGCCGCAACACCAGCGCTGACGGCGTACGCAGCCTGCCCACCACCGCGCGCCAGGGACGCCCCAGCCTGGGCACCACCTCAGCGGTCGGCACGATGCGCGGATCGGTCACCTCGAACGTCTCACCGTTCATCACCGCGCGGCCGCCGCGGGCCGCGAACAGGTTGCGCACCCAGTCCCGGTCCTCGCCGTACGGCAGCAGGATCGCGACACCGTCGGCGACACGGAACATGGTCACCGGGGTGCGGTAGACGGTTCCGCTGCGACGCCCGAGGTGCTCGATCAGTGACCACATCGCCACCCGTCCCGACAGAGGACGCACTATCCGATTGATGACACGCCGGTTGAACCGGGCGCGCTCGTCGGCCAACAGCATCAGATGTGACCTTCCGATCCGACTAGACCCGACGAAGCAGGACGGCCTGCTCGAACGGCAACCGCGCGAGCACCTTCCGGATGGGGCCACGCACCCGCGCGACGGCCTCGTCGCGCGGGACCACCCGCGGATCGGTGACGCGGATCGTCTTGCCATGCCTGCGCATGTCTGCGGTGCCCGCGGCCGTGAGGTTCTTGAGCCAGTCACGGTCGGGGCCGTAGGTCAGCAGGATCGCGACACCCTCGTCGGTGCCGAACACCGACAGCGGGGTGCGGTAGTGCTTTCCGGACTTGCGCCCGACGTGTTCGAGGATGCCGAACGTCGGTGCCCATCCCGCCCAGATCCGCTGGATGGGGTTGGTGACATGACGGTTGAACCGGGCCAGCCATTGCGGAAGTTGCATGGGGCCATCATGCGCATACGCCGTCCGTGCGGACCAGATTTTCGAATTCCGTTTGCGCGGCGCGGTTTTTGTCGAAACTGAACGCATGGTCTCGGATGTTCCCGCGGTGACGGCACCGCCGGGCAGGTCGGCGGATGCGTCAGGTGCGAATGCCAAGCCGGACACCGGCGCCTTGCCACTGGCGCCCCGCAACCCGCTGTCGCTGCGTCAGATGGCACGCGCGGTGCGGGCCCTGGACATGGGCCAGCAGGTGATCCGCGCCGCGGGTGGAGCGGTGACCCGCGTGCAGTTTGGGCCGCGATGGCTGGTGCCGCCTCTGGTCGCGGTGTTCTCGCCCGAGGGGATCCGCGACGTGCTGGGGCGCAACGACGCATTCGCCGAGCGGTGCATCGTGCACGACGAGGTGCGGCATGCCGCCGGGGACAGCCTGTTCGTGCTGCCCAACGAACAGTGGCGCCCGCGCAAACGCGCGCTGCAGCCGGTGTTCACCAAGCACAGCGTGCGCGCGTTCGGCGGGCACATGTCGCGCGCCGCGCAGACCCTCGTGGACGAGTGGGCCGACCAGTGGGCGCAGGCCGATTCTCTGGAGGTCGACCTCGACGCCGTGTGCCGCCGCGTGACCATGCAGTCGCTGGGGCGCTCGGTGCTGGGCATCGACCTCAACGAGCGAGCTGACGTCATCGTCGAACACATGCACGTCGCGTCGTCGTACGCGACGGACCGGGCGCTGCGCCCGCTGCGCGCCCCGCGGTGGCTGCCCACGCCCGCGCGGCGACGCGCCCGCGCCGCGGTGGCCGCGATGCGTGCCGTGACCGCCGAGATCCTGCAGGCCTGCCGCGACGACGCCGACCGCGACGCGCCGCTGGTGCGCGCGCTCATGGCGGCCGAGGACCCGGAGACCGGCGAGCGCCTGTCCGACGAGGACATCTGCAACGACCTGTTGATCTTCATGCTGGCCGGTCATGACACCACTGCCACGGCGCTCACCTATGCGCTGTGGGCGCTGGGACACCACCCCGAGATCCAGGACCGGGTGGCCGCCGAGGCCCGCGCGCTCGGTGACCGCGAGCTCACCCCGGCCGACGTCCCGCAGCTCGGCTACACCGTGCAGGTGCTGCACGAGTCACTGCGGATGTGCCCGCCTGCCGCGGGGGTGGGGCGCCTGGCACTGCGCGACATCGCGGTCGCAGGCCACCGCGTCGAGGCGGGCAGCCTCGTCGCACTGGGCATCTACGCCGTGCACCACGACCCGCAGCTGTGGCCCGACCCAGAGGTGTTCGATCCCGACCGGTTCAGCCCCGAGAACTCCCGCGAGCGCGACCGCTGGCATTTCATCCCCTTCGCCGGGGGAGCGCGCGCGTGCATCGGGGAGCACTTCGCGCGTTTGGAGACGACGCTGGCGCTCGCGACGATCATCCGGTCGGTGGTGGTCGGATCGGTCGATGCCGAGTTCCCCGTCGACGTGCCGTTCACCACAGTCGCGAAGGGGCCGATCAGGGCGAATGTGGCCCCACGTGGGCCTGACCACTACACCCTGTAGTTGACTCGGTTGCACCGGCTGGGACACTGGTGGCCATGCGTGTCGACCAAACATGCGGATCCGAGGAGCACAGCCCCGCCTCGACCCAGCGCTCGGCCCAACTTTTCGCCGATGCCTGCGCGGTCATCCCCGGCGGCGTCAACTCTCCCGTCCGCGCCTTCAACTCGGTGGGAGGCACCCCCAGGTTCATCACGTCGGCCGGCGGCTACTGGCTGACCGACGCCGACGGCAACCGCTACATCGACCTGGTGTGCTCGTGGGGTCCGATGCTGCTCGGCCACGCCCACCCCGCGGTCGTCGAGGCCGTGCGCAAGGTCGCCGAGCACGGCCTGAGCTTCGGCGCGCCGACGCCCTCGGAGACCGAACTCGCC
Coding sequences:
- the hemB gene encoding porphobilinogen synthase, with protein sequence MAFPRHRPRRLRTTPAMRRLVAQTSLEPRHLILPMFVADGIDEPRPINSMPGVVQHTRDSLRRAAADAVAAGVGGLMLFGVPLDEDKDATGSVGVDPDGILNVALRDLAKDLGDSTVLMADTCLDEFTDHGHCGVLDAHGRVDNDATNLRYVELAVAQADSGAHVVGPSGMMDGQVAAIRDGLDAAGHTDVAILAYSAKFASAFYGPFREAVSSSLTGDRRTYQQDAGNIREAVREIELDIDEGADMVMVKPAMSYLDVVRAAAEISPVPVAAYQISGEYSMISAAAANGWIDLQTAALESLVGIRRAGADLILTYWAADVAGWLA
- a CDS encoding membrane protein; the protein is MKVRAVLQIVIAVVAAVGCVVSWVASRATVEVAPVLPGEPVTYSVTYSAPMLTLALLLATVAGVLAVLGVANALRR
- a CDS encoding oxygenase MpaB family protein — translated: MTELAESRAETDALPLGPQSLVWKYFGDNRMFLIGPRPAVLQNMLAELGQGVLDHSTFFSDTAERLRRTIPPIFRTVYGTEEDNAGTQVRDFHHHVKGDMPGPDGKPAGRYHALDPDTYYWAHATFVEQVIYFADTFVKRLTREEKERIYLESKTWYRRYGVSDRPMPADYAEFEKYWDRMLNEVAVPHKSAKYGVGYVTKGFPCPKAVHPAVWRVVALVFNPLAAFLTTGGLPPRARDLLGLPWSERQEQRYQRFAAFWRSRPVNWVWDHLPMSVRYSKYARQAYARA
- a CDS encoding TetR/AcrR family transcriptional regulator, which translates into the protein MPGPDAASRAILDAALVEFERYGFRRVALDDVARRAGVSRTTIYRRFANRDDLVGAVIERENVSLFADIAAELKDAKPQSNIYVEAFTLSILRFRRHRVLNQMMKDEPALVLELAHRHYGAAIERMAAALRVIFPEGFADRIGEAAVNDLADTILRYALMALLIPSVEPLETADDIRSFATRHFLPSLPVSLRVVPA
- a CDS encoding pyridoxamine 5'-phosphate oxidase family protein, giving the protein MTPFEQIAPAFVEMAHSIVWASAATVDADGRPRSRVLHPIWEFDGPDLFGWIATVPSPVKRAHLAEHPYMSLNYWAPNHDTCSAECLVEWYTDDETCRLVWDKFANGPAPVGYDPNIIPQWRGGPTSPEFAALRLAPYRLRVMPGTVMTAGEGEPLLWQS
- a CDS encoding MspA family porin, translated to MKAISRVLIAMVAAIAALFTSTGTSHAGLDNELSLVDGQDRTLTVQQWDTFLNGVFPLDRNRLTREWFHSGRAKYIVAGPGADEFEGTLELGYQIGFPWSLGVGINFSYTTPNILIDGGDITAPPFGLNSVITPNLFPGVSISADLGNGPGIQEVATFSVDVSGAEGGVAVSNAHGTVTGAAGGVLLRPFARLIASTGDSVTTYGEPWNMN
- a CDS encoding nitroreductase family deazaflavin-dependent oxidoreductase, which translates into the protein MLLADERARFNRRVINRIVRPLSGRVAMWSLIEHLGRRSGTVYRTPVTMFRVADGVAILLPYGEDRDWVRNLFAARGGRAVMNGETFEVTDPRIVPTAEVVPRLGRPWRAVVGRLRTPSALVLRRTD
- a CDS encoding nitroreductase family deazaflavin-dependent oxidoreductase, translating into MQLPQWLARFNRHVTNPIQRIWAGWAPTFGILEHVGRKSGKHYRTPLSVFGTDEGVAILLTYGPDRDWLKNLTAAGTADMRRHGKTIRVTDPRVVPRDEAVARVRGPIRKVLARLPFEQAVLLRRV
- a CDS encoding cytochrome P450; the encoded protein is MARAVRALDMGQQVIRAAGGAVTRVQFGPRWLVPPLVAVFSPEGIRDVLGRNDAFAERCIVHDEVRHAAGDSLFVLPNEQWRPRKRALQPVFTKHSVRAFGGHMSRAAQTLVDEWADQWAQADSLEVDLDAVCRRVTMQSLGRSVLGIDLNERADVIVEHMHVASSYATDRALRPLRAPRWLPTPARRRARAAVAAMRAVTAEILQACRDDADRDAPLVRALMAAEDPETGERLSDEDICNDLLIFMLAGHDTTATALTYALWALGHHPEIQDRVAAEARALGDRELTPADVPQLGYTVQVLHESLRMCPPAAGVGRLALRDIAVAGHRVEAGSLVALGIYAVHHDPQLWPDPEVFDPDRFSPENSRERDRWHFIPFAGGARACIGEHFARLETTLALATIIRSVVVGSVDAEFPVDVPFTTVAKGPIRANVAPRGPDHYTL